One Etheostoma cragini isolate CJK2018 chromosome 19, CSU_Ecrag_1.0, whole genome shotgun sequence DNA segment encodes these proteins:
- the LOC117935196 gene encoding protein FAM160A1-like has product MMASVVVGGHRKKSLTLRGVDPETCMIVFKNHWTQVVKILEKHEPGRSSTSALSFLSGHGSGGSGALRLGPIPADEASAVQNYVEHMLFLLMEEEVGQGGAMGPILEFVVLEGVMERLFLWSLRRHFTEDMKLEQLRMYQMLLSQARQPLLHHKPVLRPLMMLLASCAGAGGGTDSGGGVVEAELVLLLHQLCVALVKDPSVLELFFHTSEDQGAANFLLFSLLIPYTHRQGSVGQQARDALLLIMSLSASDARVAQHIAQNTYFCPVSTHTTQHHHIFLLCVCVCVCVCVCVCVCVCVCVYSTRTLTWCLCVCVCVCVCVCLCLCEQVPALVHFLHSLDFCSAVTKVAHPSIRSQLLGYIYNGFLVPVLAPALHKLTVEEAMTTTAYLDLFLRSISEPALLQSFLSFVLLHTHDNVHILDTLVSRVNTPFQLGTVSLALFRTLIGFFCEDVMLQLVFRYLIPCSHLSRKQRSSLKQTDCYSSSAASFLLLMPSWCPGSLLNTNLHSEHIHWPQGADLSVSESVGYCRGSDFLMDVNYLHYLWDAQQAVSISHRACRLWSSPYDGVDPPPQQNPSDAPRDSVEDEDEIARRVESDSICSLVITPPPSALSPTPPSSDTVATGDQAGRAGSALELEWDDIFADDDPSSSAFLNTAAAANDRCVATPLPPRHIQEMQRTATKLVHGSYVEESEFQDDVLVYDLVAQRETKVAILERVVAANRRARGSISNSQRTSTAATTTTTLTSMLTTTGRTVMETVNGIMSTRRMSEDGGKEERRSEDLVKEVRSSDDVGRRKEGDEMKRIDAQGDHQFFTNGFNAKNHIIDERDDSDEDADVFNQNCNLTNTVNHTLHEHNTHPTPCFGTLPNGHSESEPFLSRPSVADAKSPDLPGDKVADNDDFLSRYHELMLSLGVEPDCDDTTSDIRTFRRRVRALRQRLEEEEEFAFSSSWEDGEEEEEEGAMDEAEEDEEEEGEERSSSSKKGSRRHAVPFTGLCLDGKGNNVLNNPSNGSTCNTFICRTHNTLIEACQSLSWHTFNHSVTLCFSECLQSQGRDLILDPSLSNGSVRNALALPPLAVLPPCPHIPPQAKSRVFAIILFAEFLKELAAIAQEHSVALDFSSED; this is encoded by the exons ATGATGGCCTCTGTGGTTGTTGGGGGCCACCGGAAGAAGTCTCTCACGCTGAGAGGGGTGGACCCAGAGACCTGTATGATTGTCTTCAAGAACCACTGGACACAg GTGGTAAAGATCCTGGAGAAACACGAGCCGGGTCGTAGCAGCACCAGTGCGTTGAGCTTCCTCTCCGGTCACGGTAGCGGCGGCTCTGGAGCGCTACGCCTCGGGCCCATCCCGGCCGACGAGGCCAGCGCCGTCCAGAACTACGTGGAACACATGCTCTTCCTactgatggaggaggaggtggggcaAG GAGGAGCGATGGGCCCCATCCTGGAGTTCGTGGTTCTGGAGGGCGTGATGGAGAGGCTGTTTCTGTGGAGTCTGAGGAGACACTTCACTGAGGACATGAAGCTGGAGCAGCTCAGGATGTACCAGATGCTTCTGTCTCAGGCCAGACAGCCTCTCCTGCACCACAAACCCGTTCTACGGCCGCTCATGATGCTGCTGGCCTCCTGCGCCGGAGCCGGGGGCGGGACTG ACAGCGGTGGAGGTGTGGTGGAGGCGGAGCTGGTCCTCCTGTTGCACCAGCTGTGTGTCGCTCTGGTCAAAGATCCCTCAGTGCTGGAACTGTTCTTCCACACAAGTGAGGACCAGGGAGCTGCCAACTTCCTGCTCTTCTCCCTGCTCataccatacacacacag ACAGGGTTCGGTTGGTCAGCAGGCCAGAGATGCTCTGCTGCTCATCATGTCTCTGTCGGCCTCCGACGCCCGAGTCGCCCAGCACATCGCCCAGAACACGTACTTCTGTCCTGTGagtacacacactacacaacaTCATCACATC tttctgctgtgtgtgtgtgtgtgtgtgtgtgtgtgtgtgtgtgtgtgtgtgtgtgtgtgtgtgtgtgtgtactcaacTCGTACTCTTAcctggtgtttgtgtgtctgtgtgtgtgtgtgtgtgtgtgtgtgtctgtgtttgtgtgaacagGTCCCGGCGCTCGTCCACTTCCTGCACTCGCTGGACTTCTGCAGCGCCGTTACAAAGGTCGCTCATCCCTCCATCCGGTCTCAGTTGCTAGGTTACATCTACAACGGCTTCCTGGTGCCCGTGCTGGCTCCTGCTCTGCACAAG CTGACGGTGGAGGAGGCGATGACCACCACGGCGTACCTGGACCTGTTCCTGCGCTCCATCTCTGAGCCCGCCCTCCTCCAGAGCTTCCTGTCCTTCGTCCTGCTGCACACGCACGACAACGTGCACATCCTGGACACGCTGGTCAGCAGAGTCAACACACCTTTCCAG CTGGGGACGGTGTCGCTGGCCCTGTTCAGGACTCTGATTGGTTTCTTCTGTGAAGACGTCATGCTGCAGCTGGTGTTCAG GTATCTGATTCCCTGCAGCCACCTGAGCAGGAAGCAGCGCTCCTCCTTAAAGCAGACGGACTGTTACTCCTCCAGCGCCGCCTCCTTTCTGCTCCTCATGCCCTCCTGGTGTCCTGGGAGCCTCCTGAACACAAACCTCCACTCAGAGCACATCCACTGGCCCCAAGGAGCAG ATCTCTCCGTCTCAGAGAGTGTCGGGTACTGCCGTGGTTCAGACTTCTTGATGGATGTGAACTACCTCCACTACCTCTGGGACGCCCAGCAGGCCGTCTCCATTTCCCACAG GGCGTGCCGGCTCTGGTCGTCTCCGTACGACGGGGTCGACCCTCCGCCTCAACAAAACCCATCGGACGCACCCAGGGACAGCGTGGAAGACGAGGACGAGATCGCACGGCGAGTCGAGAGTGACTCCATCTGCTCCCTGGTCATCACTCCCCCCCCCTCGGCGCTCTCCCCGACACCCCCGTCCTCCGATACCGTCGCCACCGGCGATCAGGCGGGGCGAGCCGGCTCCGCCCTGGAGCTGGAATGGGACGACATTTTTGCAGACGACGATCCGTCTTCGTCAGCGTTTCTAAAcacggcagcagcagcaaacgACAGATGCGTCGCGACGCCTCTACCCCCCCGACACATCCAGGAAATGCAACGCACCGCGACCAAGCTGGTGCACGGCTCCTACGTGGAGGAATCCGAGTTTCAGGACGACGTTCTGGTCTACGATCTAGTCGCCCAGAGAGAGACGAAGGTGGCCATTTTGGAGCGAGTCGTGGCTGCGAATAGACGGGCACGTGGGAGCATCTCAAACAGCCAACGGACGTCAACAGCAGCGACGACGACGACAACTTTAACGTCGATGCTAACGACAACCGGGAGGACGGTGATGGAAACGGTAAACGGTATAATGTCGACGAGGAGgatgagcgaggatggagggaaagaggaaaggaggagtGAGGATTTAGTGAAGGAGGTGAGGAGTAGTGACGATGTTgggagaaggaaggagggagatgAGATGAAGAGGATTGACGCACAAGGAGATCATCAGTTTTTCACCAATGGTTTCAACGCTAAGAACCACATCATCGACGAACGTGATGATTCTGATGAAGACGCCGATGTGTTTAACCAAAACTGCAACctcacaaatactgtaaatcacACACTGCAcgaacacaacacacacccgACGCCATGTTTTGGGACTTTACCCAACGGCCACTCTGAATCGGAGCCATTTTTGAGTCGCCCTTCGGTGGCTGACGCAAAGTCTCCAGATCTGCCCGGTGACAAAGTCGCCGATAACGATGACTTCCTGTCCCGATACCACGAGCTCATGCTCTCTTTAGGGGTGGAGCCAGACTGTGATGACACCACAAGTGACATCAGGACATTCAGGAGGCGGGTCCGAGCGCTGAGGCAAAGactggaagaggaggaggagtttgCTTTTAGCTCCTCGTGGGAAGacggagaggaggaagaagaagagggggcGATGGACGAGGcagaagaggatgaggaagaggaaggagaggagaggtcgAGCAGCAGTAAGAAAGGCAGCAGGAGGCACGCAGTTCCTTTTACAGGTCTGTGTTTAGATGGCAAAGGGAATAACGTCCTGaataacccttct AACGGTTCGACTTGTAATACATTTATCTGTCGTACGCACAACACTTTGATTGAAGCATGCCAAAGCCTTTCCTGGCACACGTTCAATCACAGTGTCACGTTGTGTTTTTCAGAGTGCCTCCAGTCTCAGGGCCGCGACCTCATCCTGGACCCGTCTCTTTCTAACGGCTCGGTGAGGAACGCTCTGGCTTTGCCTCCTCTTGCCGTGCTGCCGCCGTGCCCTCACATCCCCCCTCAGGCCAAGAGCCGAGTGTTCGCCATCATCCTGTTCGCCGAGTTCCTGAAGGAGCTGGCCGCCATCGCCCAGGAGCACAGCGTCGCACTGGACTTCTCTTCAGAGGATTAA